One window of Chryseobacterium indologenes genomic DNA carries:
- a CDS encoding helix-turn-helix domain-containing protein: protein MQISPSASLAPYIKSYTVVTIDNDLRDEVFYPSGYVDLIINISGGTAATIINGKRKDTPDIELLGHLTLPTRLTVAQGTSVLIARIYPYAATLFFSDPLSEFTNYATDMYDVAKGENRDLYDRIMQADSLHTKINVLETYFLQQLKKNEKRIKKATILQELSQQFLMNHHPLDLSALAKDSGLSERYIQKLYLMNMGISPSAFAAVMRFNKSLQMVLNTPESLTNIAYDCGYYDQAHFIKEFKKFTGITPSASRHSLIKNDVDLQQAVNIGF, encoded by the coding sequence ATGCAAATTTCACCTTCCGCCAGCTTAGCCCCTTATATAAAGAGTTATACCGTTGTGACCATCGACAATGATCTCAGGGATGAAGTGTTTTATCCCAGTGGATATGTAGATCTGATCATCAATATTTCCGGTGGTACCGCAGCAACTATTATCAATGGAAAAAGAAAGGATACTCCGGATATAGAGCTTCTGGGCCACCTAACTCTTCCCACCCGGCTTACCGTTGCACAGGGAACTTCTGTATTGATAGCGCGGATCTATCCATATGCCGCTACTTTGTTCTTTTCGGATCCTTTGTCAGAGTTCACGAACTATGCTACTGATATGTATGATGTGGCAAAAGGTGAAAACAGAGATTTGTATGACCGCATCATGCAGGCTGATAGTCTTCATACAAAAATCAATGTTTTGGAAACCTATTTTCTTCAACAGCTGAAAAAAAATGAAAAACGAATAAAGAAAGCCACAATCCTTCAGGAACTTAGCCAGCAGTTTTTGATGAATCATCACCCATTGGATCTTTCTGCTTTGGCAAAGGATTCAGGATTATCGGAAAGATATATTCAAAAGCTTTACCTGATGAATATGGGCATCAGTCCTTCTGCTTTTGCGGCTGTCATGAGATTTAACAAAAGCCTTCAAATGGTTCTCAACACTCCGGAATCACTTACAAATATAGCTTATGACTGCGGGTATTACGATCAGGCCCATTTTATCAAAGAGTTTAAAAAATTTACAGGCATTACCCCTTCTGCATCCAGGCATTCACTGATCAAAAATGATGTAGACCTTCAACAGGCCGTCAATATTGGTTTTTGA
- the mnmE gene encoding tRNA uridine-5-carboxymethylaminomethyl(34) synthesis GTPase MnmE, producing MNNDTICALATANGIGALGIIRVSGNEALSVVQKSFPGKNLEKQKSHTIHYGYFMDEEEAIDEVMLSIFLAPKSFTTENSVEIAFHGSPHIGKRILETLIKNGARMAKAGEFTLRAFINGRIDLSQAEAIADVIASENEASRKVAINQLKGGITNEISLLRTDLLNFVSLIELELDFAEEDVEFADRTALNGLLDKIELKLNSLIESFQYGNAIKNGTAVAIIGKPNAGKSTLLNSLLKEERAIVSNIAGTTRDTIEEILHIKGHAFRLIDTAGLRETVDEIEAIGVKKAKEKVENANILVYLADAATEDFSEDIEMIQSLLREDLKLIICATKIDEVIPTKYETVENIFRNAISHEFDFIKISAVENQNIQDLKNELSSYVEHLKSEENNVVITNQRHFEALRKSLDAVHKVKEAIVFQISTELLAYELRNALEHLGEISGEVTNDEVLGNIFSKFCIGK from the coding sequence ATGAATAACGATACGATATGTGCACTGGCTACTGCCAATGGAATAGGTGCTTTAGGCATCATCCGGGTTTCTGGAAATGAAGCTTTATCTGTAGTTCAGAAAAGTTTTCCGGGGAAAAATCTGGAAAAACAGAAATCCCATACCATTCATTACGGTTATTTTATGGATGAGGAGGAAGCAATTGATGAAGTGATGCTTTCCATCTTTCTGGCACCGAAAAGTTTCACCACTGAAAATTCTGTGGAGATTGCTTTTCACGGCTCCCCGCATATCGGAAAACGTATTCTTGAAACGCTGATCAAAAACGGAGCGAGAATGGCAAAAGCAGGAGAATTTACCCTCCGCGCCTTTATCAACGGAAGAATTGACCTTTCCCAAGCGGAAGCAATTGCTGATGTGATTGCCTCTGAAAATGAAGCTTCCAGAAAGGTAGCCATAAATCAATTGAAAGGAGGAATTACGAATGAAATCTCTCTATTAAGAACGGATCTTCTGAATTTTGTTTCCCTGATCGAGTTGGAGCTGGATTTTGCTGAAGAAGATGTAGAATTTGCAGACCGAACGGCTCTGAACGGATTATTAGATAAAATTGAATTAAAATTAAATTCTCTTATTGAAAGTTTCCAATATGGAAATGCCATTAAAAACGGGACAGCCGTTGCTATCATCGGAAAACCAAATGCCGGGAAGTCTACGCTGCTGAACTCTCTTTTGAAAGAAGAAAGAGCGATTGTAAGCAATATTGCGGGAACCACCAGAGATACCATTGAGGAAATTCTTCATATTAAAGGCCACGCCTTCCGACTGATTGACACGGCAGGACTTCGCGAAACAGTGGATGAAATTGAAGCAATTGGGGTAAAAAAAGCAAAAGAAAAGGTAGAAAATGCCAATATCCTTGTGTATCTGGCCGATGCTGCCACTGAAGATTTTTCTGAGGATATTGAAATGATTCAGTCGCTCCTGAGAGAAGATCTGAAATTAATCATCTGCGCAACAAAAATTGATGAAGTGATTCCTACCAAATACGAAACGGTAGAAAACATCTTCAGAAATGCCATCTCCCACGAGTTTGATTTCATTAAAATATCAGCTGTCGAAAATCAAAATATCCAGGATCTGAAAAATGAGCTTTCATCTTATGTTGAGCATTTAAAATCTGAAGAAAACAACGTTGTAATAACCAATCAACGTCACTTTGAAGCACTACGAAAGTCTCTGGATGCTGTTCATAAAGTAAAAGAAGCCATTGTTTTCCAGATTTCTACAGAATTGCTTGCTTATGAACTTAGAAATGCCCTGGAACATCTTGGAGAAATTTCCGGAGAGGTTACGAATGATGAGGTACTGGGGAATATTTTTTCTAAGTTTTGTATCGGAAAGTAA
- a CDS encoding M13 family metallopeptidase has translation MKNHTLTTLLIITTILFSCKGEKKPDIHSVFSSSGFDNGNIDSTKNPCIDFDGFANGNWKKKNPLPATESRWGAFEILDRDNKVKLKNIVDSISKLPHLKSGSESQQIADFYRSYMDTTTIEKLGLLPLDKYFERIDHIKDYTDWVNFSGELQKLGIPTFISYKVEADAHNNQMNILSLGQGGLTLGDKSYYALKESKNVNLKDRLIRHIDIMYKNAGLKDVSPGSKIYELEQNVASLQLSSLMLRDQIKTYNKLSVTELSRIAPLFNWNGFLKAQGINTQTVIIEDRAYMSNLTSLLYKTPLTVLKLYTRWQLLSHFAPYLPQKYSNPHFVFFGTVMAGKKEQKSRVDMAIQELEQALGMPLGKLFVQRYFPEQDKQKISEMIENVRWVYHQRIDSLRWMSNSTKASAHKKLNTMTFKIGYPEKWPNYFGISIQPLRLIDNVIAVAVFHHNENIRKIDKPVDKSEWHSTPQTVDAFYDQYTNSACFPAGILQPPFYNHKADDAINYGAIIAAIGHEITHAFDDRGSKFDASGNLNNWWTSKDRHNFEKLTKEYIEYFNQIEAQPGLHINGQLTISENIADLGGLTLAYHALEKSYDKKKQPTAINGFTWQQRFFLGWAQMWHGNISTEALRNELLTNPHVPFRFRINGPLKELKEFRQAWNCNKTDSANLNIKSIEIW, from the coding sequence ATGAAAAATCATACATTAACAACACTTTTAATCATTACAACGATACTATTTTCTTGTAAAGGTGAAAAAAAGCCGGATATTCATTCGGTCTTCAGTAGTTCAGGTTTTGATAATGGCAACATTGATTCTACTAAAAATCCATGTATTGATTTTGATGGCTTTGCTAATGGTAACTGGAAGAAGAAAAACCCTCTTCCTGCTACTGAAAGCAGATGGGGTGCTTTTGAAATTCTTGACCGGGACAACAAAGTGAAACTAAAAAATATTGTAGATAGCATAAGTAAATTACCTCATCTCAAATCAGGTTCAGAATCTCAACAGATAGCTGATTTTTACAGATCTTATATGGATACTACAACCATAGAAAAACTGGGACTTTTACCGCTTGATAAGTATTTTGAGCGAATTGACCATATTAAAGATTATACTGATTGGGTAAACTTCTCCGGGGAACTTCAAAAGCTTGGCATACCAACATTTATCAGTTATAAGGTAGAAGCCGATGCTCATAACAATCAAATGAACATTCTTTCCTTAGGGCAAGGCGGACTAACTTTGGGTGATAAAAGCTATTATGCACTAAAAGAATCTAAAAATGTCAACTTAAAAGACAGACTGATCCGGCACATCGACATTATGTACAAAAACGCTGGCCTTAAAGACGTCTCTCCTGGTTCCAAAATTTACGAACTGGAGCAGAACGTAGCCAGTCTGCAGCTATCTAGTCTGATGTTACGCGATCAGATAAAAACCTATAATAAGTTGTCTGTCACTGAACTCAGCCGCATAGCACCACTATTTAATTGGAACGGTTTTTTAAAAGCGCAGGGAATTAATACCCAGACTGTCATTATTGAAGACCGGGCTTATATGAGCAATTTAACATCTCTCCTGTATAAAACACCATTAACTGTATTGAAATTATATACCCGATGGCAGCTTTTATCCCATTTTGCCCCTTACCTGCCACAGAAATACAGCAATCCTCACTTTGTTTTTTTCGGAACAGTAATGGCTGGAAAAAAAGAACAAAAAAGCCGCGTAGACATGGCTATCCAAGAGTTAGAACAAGCATTGGGTATGCCTTTAGGTAAGCTTTTTGTTCAAAGATATTTCCCTGAACAAGATAAACAAAAGATAAGTGAAATGATTGAAAATGTGCGCTGGGTTTATCATCAGCGTATAGACAGCTTACGCTGGATGAGTAATAGCACCAAAGCGTCGGCACACAAAAAATTAAACACAATGACTTTCAAGATCGGATATCCGGAAAAATGGCCCAACTATTTTGGTATCTCCATACAACCATTACGTTTGATAGACAATGTTATTGCTGTTGCAGTTTTTCATCATAATGAAAACATCAGGAAAATTGATAAGCCCGTAGATAAAAGTGAATGGCATTCAACACCGCAGACCGTTGATGCCTTTTACGATCAATATACTAACAGTGCTTGTTTCCCTGCCGGTATCCTGCAGCCACCTTTTTACAATCATAAAGCAGATGATGCTATAAATTATGGTGCCATAATCGCGGCGATAGGGCACGAAATAACCCATGCTTTCGATGACAGAGGTTCGAAATTCGATGCATCGGGTAATTTAAATAACTGGTGGACATCAAAAGACAGGCATAATTTTGAAAAACTCACAAAAGAATACATTGAATATTTTAATCAGATAGAGGCCCAGCCGGGATTACACATTAACGGACAGCTCACTATAAGTGAAAATATAGCAGATCTTGGTGGACTTACTCTGGCCTATCATGCGCTTGAAAAAAGTTATGATAAAAAAAAGCAGCCTACAGCTATTAACGGTTTCACCTGGCAGCAGCGTTTCTTTTTAGGGTGGGCACAAATGTGGCATGGCAACATCAGTACTGAAGCGCTACGTAATGAGCTATTAACCAACCCGCATGTCCCTTTCAGATTTAGAATAAATGGCCCTCTGAAAGAATTAAAGGAATTTAGACAAGCATGGAACTGCAACAAAACAGATTCAGCCAATTTGAATATTAAAAGTATAGAAATTTGGTAA
- a CDS encoding YybH family protein, which produces MKKLLILSLLLMLTSWGNAQTKDLMKTVRKTIEASNAIYADLANKNDGSILTRYTDDACLFPPNAAPVCGREQIFNFFKGGPKVHVKFTIQNLYGDGKTSVTEESYYEMKDLEGKKVDDGKVIVIWKNTKEGWKMHRDMFSSNHPAK; this is translated from the coding sequence ATGAAAAAGTTACTTATTCTAAGCTTGTTATTAATGCTTACTTCCTGGGGTAATGCTCAGACTAAAGATCTTATGAAAACGGTAAGAAAGACTATTGAAGCCAGTAACGCAATCTACGCTGATCTGGCAAACAAAAATGACGGATCAATTCTAACAAGGTACACAGATGATGCCTGTCTGTTTCCTCCCAATGCGGCACCGGTTTGCGGAAGAGAGCAGATATTCAATTTCTTTAAGGGAGGTCCTAAGGTGCATGTTAAATTTACGATTCAAAACCTGTACGGAGATGGTAAAACATCGGTTACTGAAGAAAGTTATTACGAAATGAAAGATTTAGAAGGCAAAAAAGTGGACGATGGAAAAGTAATCGTGATCTGGAAAAATACAAAAGAAGGCTGGAAGATGCACCGTGATATGTTCAGCAGTAATCATCCTGCAAAATAG
- a CDS encoding DUF1826 domain-containing protein, whose translation MSNIFSDNQQIGLVSSFSELVNTNFQGMMNAICWYRNLAGNFKEIISQLQLKDDITVVSAQDLLALQLSEEGDKARKIILNDLQLLTDFGASPVLNLLKCYERDEELGFISTDVYSYHVDRSPIGTDTFLCTYHGTASDIIPNDQVEQKILIPEIREQLKKLHDGPEEEFEDFLKEYFFDLHYQPKPNAEPVNLGVGHLWRIAVDHPEQQALPCVHRAPVENDGEYRLLLIC comes from the coding sequence ATGAGCAATATATTTTCTGACAATCAGCAAATAGGTCTAGTATCTTCTTTCTCAGAACTTGTCAATACCAATTTTCAAGGAATGATGAATGCAATTTGCTGGTATCGGAATTTAGCTGGGAATTTTAAAGAAATCATTTCTCAACTTCAGTTGAAAGACGATATCACTGTAGTGTCCGCTCAAGACCTTTTAGCATTGCAATTATCAGAAGAAGGAGATAAGGCAAGAAAAATAATCTTAAATGATTTACAATTATTAACTGACTTCGGAGCATCTCCGGTTCTTAATTTGCTTAAATGTTATGAAAGGGATGAAGAACTTGGTTTCATTTCAACAGATGTATATTCATATCATGTAGACCGTTCACCTATCGGAACAGATACTTTTTTATGTACCTATCATGGAACAGCAAGTGATATCATTCCCAATGATCAGGTAGAACAGAAAATTTTGATTCCAGAGATCCGGGAACAGCTGAAAAAATTACACGATGGTCCGGAAGAAGAATTTGAAGACTTCCTCAAAGAATATTTCTTTGATCTTCACTATCAGCCTAAACCTAATGCAGAACCCGTGAATTTAGGAGTTGGCCATCTATGGAGAATTGCTGTAGATCATCCGGAGCAGCAGGCATTGCCATGTGTTCATAGAGCTCCTGTGGAAAATGATGGTGAATATCGGTTGCTGTTGATTTGCTGA
- a CDS encoding Na+/H+ antiporter, whose product MLKDFEFYLFLVFLITMLIMLANKIKVAYPVLLVLAGLLISFIPGVPAIKVEPELLFVIFLPPLLYEAAWSTSWKELWRWRRIIFSFAFIVVFFTALSVAVFANYFIPGFSLALGFLLGGIVSPPDAVSAGAILKFVKVPKRLASILEGESLLNDASSLIIFRFAMIAAATGQFVWHEAAGSFVWMCFGGLGIGLAIAYVFLKLHKMLPTDSNIDILLTFIAPFSMYLMAEQVHASGVLAVVTGGLFLSYRSHDFLSSASRIRTVTVWESFCFLLNGIVFMLIGLDLPEIVSGLGDTDIYTAIGYGIAVTAVLIIVRILAGYGALVTTLIMRNFITVADPQSPGWQTPLIIGWTGMRGVVSLAAALSIPLTLDDGSPFPQRNMILFITFIVILVTLLLQGLTLPFLLNKFPPVDRDFVRSAKEIDYDIQNSLAKVAIDKISSDYADKIDSFPALKDQLQKYENLLNSSEIILNYDEYRRIYIDILDTQRSWLINKNREELLLDENIIRKHLRILDLQEERLNMKG is encoded by the coding sequence ATGCTTAAAGACTTTGAATTTTATCTTTTCCTGGTTTTCTTAATTACCATGCTTATCATGCTGGCCAATAAAATTAAAGTTGCATATCCTGTTCTACTGGTGTTAGCAGGACTTCTGATAAGTTTTATTCCAGGTGTGCCAGCTATTAAAGTAGAACCCGAATTACTATTTGTCATTTTTTTACCTCCTTTACTGTATGAAGCGGCATGGTCAACTTCATGGAAAGAGCTATGGCGATGGCGCAGGATTATTTTCAGCTTTGCTTTCATCGTTGTTTTCTTTACAGCGCTTTCAGTGGCTGTTTTCGCCAATTATTTTATTCCCGGGTTTTCTCTGGCTCTTGGTTTTTTGCTGGGAGGTATTGTTTCGCCGCCGGATGCAGTGAGCGCCGGAGCAATCTTAAAGTTTGTAAAAGTTCCGAAAAGGCTGGCCTCTATATTGGAGGGTGAAAGTTTGCTGAATGATGCCTCTTCTCTGATTATTTTCAGGTTTGCGATGATTGCTGCTGCCACCGGACAGTTTGTGTGGCATGAAGCAGCCGGAAGCTTTGTATGGATGTGCTTCGGAGGCTTGGGAATCGGATTGGCGATTGCATATGTCTTTCTGAAATTGCACAAAATGTTGCCGACCGATTCAAATATAGATATTCTGCTGACCTTCATTGCACCGTTTTCCATGTATCTGATGGCAGAACAGGTTCATGCTTCCGGAGTTCTGGCAGTAGTAACAGGCGGACTATTTCTTTCCTATCGAAGTCATGATTTCTTAAGCAGTGCATCGAGAATACGCACAGTAACAGTTTGGGAAAGTTTTTGTTTTCTCTTAAATGGAATAGTGTTTATGCTTATTGGTTTAGATTTGCCGGAAATTGTTTCAGGCTTAGGTGACACAGATATTTATACAGCCATCGGTTACGGAATTGCAGTCACGGCAGTGCTTATTATTGTCAGGATTTTAGCAGGTTACGGAGCACTGGTGACGACTTTAATTATGAGAAATTTTATCACCGTTGCCGATCCGCAGTCACCTGGATGGCAGACGCCATTAATTATTGGTTGGACCGGAATGAGAGGGGTAGTTTCTTTGGCAGCGGCGCTTTCCATACCTTTGACTTTAGATGATGGGTCTCCGTTCCCACAAAGAAATATGATCCTCTTCATTACATTCATTGTGATTCTGGTAACGCTGCTTTTACAAGGGCTTACCCTTCCTTTTTTGCTTAATAAATTTCCTCCGGTAGACCGGGATTTCGTAAGAAGTGCGAAAGAGATAGATTACGACATTCAGAACAGTCTGGCAAAAGTAGCGATTGATAAAATCAGCAGCGACTATGCTGATAAAATAGATAGTTTTCCGGCGTTGAAAGATCAGTTACAGAAATATGAAAATCTGTTGAACAGTTCTGAAATTATTCTAAACTATGATGAATACAGACGTATTTATATTGACATTCTCGACACTCAAAGAAGCTGGCTTATTAACAAAAATCGAGAAGAACTGCTACTGGATGAAAATATCATCAGAAAACACCTGAGAATATTGGATTTGCAGGAGGAAAGACTGAATATGAAAGGCTGA
- a CDS encoding Crp/Fnr family transcriptional regulator produces the protein MFQNIIKNISRFVNLTPEEEKIYEDLLTLQKFPKKTHLLREGEICQFEGFIKEGCVRTYYLDENGFEVTLLFAVEDWWITDIDSFNNKTPSKIFIETLEDTEIYMLNPETKEELLQKVPKFERAFRLMMQRYVVTLQNRLVNTISQPATDRYLEFIRVYPTIPQRVAQYYIASYLGVSKEFVSTIRKRLANKQK, from the coding sequence ATGTTTCAAAATATCATTAAAAACATTTCGCGGTTCGTGAACTTAACCCCTGAAGAGGAAAAAATTTATGAGGATTTGCTGACGCTTCAGAAGTTTCCAAAGAAAACACATCTTTTGCGTGAAGGAGAAATTTGCCAGTTCGAGGGTTTTATCAAAGAGGGTTGTGTGCGAACTTATTATCTTGATGAGAACGGTTTTGAAGTAACACTTCTGTTCGCCGTTGAAGATTGGTGGATTACCGATATTGATTCGTTTAACAATAAAACGCCCTCGAAGATTTTTATCGAAACTTTGGAAGATACAGAAATTTATATGTTGAATCCGGAAACGAAGGAAGAGCTATTACAAAAAGTTCCAAAGTTTGAAAGAGCTTTCCGACTGATGATGCAGCGGTATGTGGTGACGCTTCAAAACCGATTGGTTAATACTATTTCTCAGCCTGCGACAGACCGTTATCTGGAATTTATCAGAGTTTATCCTACGATTCCGCAGCGTGTGGCGCAGTATTATATTGCATCCTATCTTGGCGTTTCAAAAGAGTTTGTAAGTACCATCAGGAAACGTCTGGCGAATAAACAGAAATAA
- a CDS encoding terpene synthase family protein translates to MNIPLFESNLPTRVHAEIDVLVEDMKAFIKTRAFNVMNENTALYGDYIAVGAQYTAYIFPFGGIEKLKSISRYYSMWALIDDQFFDNSVDLDHIVKTIEGFKTALNDHPDVDKLFYPIVNFCSENGWTKDAKDIFKIESVKYLDNVLMQRTIEVQKLEPSLEEYLDCRAYDVAMPVMFSLLWYLHDDLPAPSYYSGSFEKAFKISGYTIGLLLDLYSYKAKKKEIKDYAHAVKIIQRIENCDEQIAIDRVISLFYQYSADLEEEFNRLEVQYPVEVRYFRYIQSGSIRYCNENRKIRYLKESEADENLSKGRSIL, encoded by the coding sequence ATGAATATACCATTATTTGAATCAAATCTTCCAACTAGGGTACATGCTGAAATAGATGTGCTGGTAGAGGATATGAAAGCCTTTATTAAGACACGTGCTTTCAATGTAATGAATGAAAACACTGCGTTGTATGGTGACTATATTGCAGTGGGAGCCCAATATACAGCCTACATTTTTCCTTTTGGGGGTATAGAAAAGCTTAAATCTATCAGTAGGTATTACAGCATGTGGGCTTTAATAGACGACCAGTTCTTTGACAATTCCGTAGACCTGGATCATATTGTTAAGACCATTGAAGGGTTTAAAACAGCGTTGAATGATCACCCGGATGTTGATAAGTTATTTTACCCAATTGTAAACTTTTGTTCAGAAAATGGCTGGACAAAGGATGCAAAAGATATTTTCAAAATTGAATCTGTGAAATATCTGGATAATGTTCTGATGCAGCGTACTATCGAAGTGCAAAAGTTGGAGCCTTCTCTTGAAGAATATCTTGATTGCAGAGCTTATGATGTTGCAATGCCCGTAATGTTTTCTTTATTGTGGTATCTTCATGATGATCTGCCTGCGCCATCATATTATAGTGGTTCATTTGAAAAAGCTTTTAAAATATCAGGTTATACAATAGGCTTACTTCTTGATTTGTACTCGTATAAGGCTAAAAAGAAGGAAATTAAAGATTATGCCCATGCGGTAAAAATTATTCAAAGAATTGAAAATTGTGATGAGCAGATAGCGATCGATAGAGTTATCTCTTTATTCTATCAATACTCAGCTGATCTGGAAGAGGAGTTCAACCGGTTGGAAGTACAGTATCCTGTTGAAGTTCGTTATTTTAGGTATATTCAATCTGGTTCCATCAGATATTGTAATGAAAATAGGAAAATCCGCTACTTAAAAGAATCTGAGGCAGACGAAAATTTATCTAAAGGACGGTCAATACTTTAA
- a CDS encoding Rid family hydrolase encodes MSQENKTAEGFGMPWEDIYGYAQAVKKGNTVWISGQLGHNDKGELPEGMEAQMKQTYANIKELLSRYDMTMENVVEEVIYAMDMATAFEARKNFKTEFYNNPKTVASTMVGVSGLALPGQLVEIKIMATV; translated from the coding sequence ATGTCACAGGAAAATAAAACAGCAGAAGGCTTTGGAATGCCTTGGGAAGATATCTACGGATACGCACAAGCGGTAAAAAAAGGGAATACCGTATGGATTTCCGGTCAATTGGGTCACAATGATAAAGGCGAATTGCCAGAAGGAATGGAAGCGCAGATGAAGCAAACCTATGCGAATATCAAAGAATTATTGTCAAGATATGATATGACGATGGAGAACGTAGTAGAAGAAGTGATTTATGCAATGGATATGGCGACTGCATTTGAGGCAAGAAAAAATTTCAAAACAGAATTTTATAATAATCCTAAAACCGTAGCCAGCACAATGGTGGGAGTAAGCGGACTCGCATTACCAGGACAGCTTGTCGAAATTAAAATTATGGCAACGGTATAA